The following are encoded in a window of Impatiens glandulifera chromosome 5, dImpGla2.1, whole genome shotgun sequence genomic DNA:
- the LOC124938340 gene encoding proteasome subunit beta type-3-A-like, whose translation MSIFEYNGSALVAMVGKNCFAIASDRRLGVQLQTIATDFRRIYQIHDKLFIGLSGLATDAQTLHQRLVFRHKLYQLREERDMKPETFASLVSAILYEKRFGPYFCQPVIAGLGEDDKPFICTMDSIGAKELAKDFVVAGTASESLYGACEAMFKPDMESEELFETISQALLSSVDRDCLSGWGGHVYLVTPSEVIERTLKGRMD comes from the exons ATGTCG ATCTTTGAATACAATGGAAGTGCCTTAGTAGCCATGGTGGGGAAGAACTGTTTCGCCATTGCCAGCGATCGTCGGCTCGGCGTTCAGCTTCAGACCATTGCCACAGACTTCCGAAGAATTTATCAGATCCATGACAAGCTATTCATCGGTCTTTCTGGGCTCGCAACCGACGCCCAAACTCT GCATCAGCGTCTTGTGTTTCGTCATAAGCTCTATCAGCTTCGGGAAGAGAGGGATATGAAGCCTGAAACGTTTGCAAGCCTTGTTTCGGCCATTCTTTATGAGAAAAG GTTTGGTCCATATTTCTGCCAGCCAGTAATTGCTGGCCTGGGAGAGGATGATAAGCCCTTTATTTGTACAATGGATTCAATTGGAGCAAA GGAACTTGCAAAAGACTTCGTCGTTGCTGGTACTGCATCCGAGTCTCTTTATGGTGCCTGTGAAGCAATGTTCAAACCTGACATG GAATCTGAAGAGTTATTTGAGACGATCTCCCAAGCATTGTTATCATCAGTAGATCGGGATTGTTTAAGTGGTTGGGGAGGCCATGTCTATCTTGT GACACCGAGTGAAGTAATAGAAAGGACTTTGAAGGGAAGGATGGACTGA
- the LOC124938248 gene encoding N-glycosylase/DNA lyase OGG1 isoform X1 codes for MKRQRSIPSSSSPISTGTTRNCQISTPPTPNTIRTLHYNTALKPTSKSSKKPRRNILSDLESPESSLKNQTLQWVPLRIGKSELFLPLTFPTGQTFRWKQTGALQYTGVVGSHLVSLKQLEDGDVAYCFHCSPNFEDNKCRMLALMDFLNMKIRLKDIWEEFSASDSRFAELSTRLTGARVLRQDPLECLVQFLCSSNNNIGRITKMVDFISSLGNHLATVEGFEFYEFPTLERLSQVSEEELRKAGFGYRAKYIVGTVDKLQSKPDGGVEWLSSLRKLNLREAVDALCSLPGVGPKVAACIALFSLDHHQAIPVDTHVWKIATRYLIPELAGSRLTPKLSDRVVDAFVSKYGKYAGWAQTLLFIAELPPQKALLLPSSVCEIEVKTFGKQTKC; via the exons ATGAAGAGGCAGAGATCCATACCGTCCTCTTCTTCGCCGATTTCGACTGGAACCACTAGAAATTGCCAGATCTCAACCCCTCCAACGCCGAACACCATAAGAACCCTTCATTACAATACTGCCCTAAAACCCACCTCAAAATCATCCAAAAAACCCAGAAGAAATATCCTTTCCGATCTCGAATCCCCTGAATCCTCGCTGAAAAATCAAACTCTCCAATGGGTACCCTTACGCATAGGCAAATCAGAGCTTTTCTTACCTCTCACTTTTCCCACCGGACAAACTTTCCGGTGGAAACAAACCGGCGCTCTCCAGTACACAGGCGTTGTTGGGTCCCACTTAGTTTCCCTCAAACAACTTGAAGACGGCGACGTTGCTTACTGCTTCCATTGTAGTCCCAATTTCGAGGATAACAAATGCAGGATGCTGGCTTTAATGGATTTCCTCAATATGAAGATTCGATTAAAGGATATATGGGAAGAATTCTCCGCTTCTGATTCTCGGTTTGCAGAATTATCCACACGTTTAACTGGTGCTCGAGTTCTCAGGCAAGACCCATTAGAATGTCTTGTTCAGTTTCTATGTTCTTCTAATAATAACATTGGTAGAATTACTAAGATGGTAGATTTCATCTCTTCACTGGGAAACCATCTAGCAACTGTAGAAGGTTTTGAATTCTATGAATTCCCAACCTTGGAGAGACTCTCACAGGTCTCTGAGGAAGAACTGAGGAAAGCTGGTTTTGGTTACAG GGCCAAGTATATAGTGGGTACAGTAGATAAATTGCAAAGTAAGCCCGATGGAGGAGTTGAATGGTTATCATCTTTGCGAAAGTTAAATCTTCGAGAAGCGGTTGATGCGCTCTGCAGTCTTCCTGGGGTTGGTCCTAAAGTGGCAGCTTGCATTGCTCTCTTCTCTTTAGATCACCATCAAGCAATTCCGGTTGATACTCATGTTTGGAAG ATAGCGACGAGGTACCTCATTCCAGAGCTGGCTGGTTCACGCCTAACACCAAAACTTTCTGATCGTGTGGTAGATGCCTTTGTAAGTAAATATGGGAAGTATGCTGGCTGGGCACAAACCCTACTCTTCATTGCTGAGTTGCCTCCGCAAAAGGCGCTCCTTCTTCCATCAAGTGTTTGTGAGATTGAGGTAAAAACTTTTGGTAAACAGACAAAATGTTAA
- the LOC124938248 gene encoding N-glycosylase/DNA lyase OGG1 isoform X2, with translation MKRQRSIPSSSSPISTGTTRNCQISTPPTPNTIRTLHYNTALKPTSKSSKKPRRNILSDLESPESSLKNQTLQWVPLRIGKSELFLPLTFPTGQTFRWKQTGALQYTGVVGSHLVSLKQLEDGDVAYCFHCSPNFEDNKCRMLALMDFLNMKIRLKDIWEEFSASDSRFAELSTRLTGARVLRQDPLECLVQFLCSSNNNIGRITKMVDFISSLGNHLATVEGFEFYEFPTLERLSQVSEEELRKAGFGYRAKYIVGTVDKLQSKPDGGVEWLSSLRKLNLREAVDALCSLPGVGPKVAACIALFSLDHHQAIPVDTHVWKRRGTSFQSWLVHA, from the exons ATGAAGAGGCAGAGATCCATACCGTCCTCTTCTTCGCCGATTTCGACTGGAACCACTAGAAATTGCCAGATCTCAACCCCTCCAACGCCGAACACCATAAGAACCCTTCATTACAATACTGCCCTAAAACCCACCTCAAAATCATCCAAAAAACCCAGAAGAAATATCCTTTCCGATCTCGAATCCCCTGAATCCTCGCTGAAAAATCAAACTCTCCAATGGGTACCCTTACGCATAGGCAAATCAGAGCTTTTCTTACCTCTCACTTTTCCCACCGGACAAACTTTCCGGTGGAAACAAACCGGCGCTCTCCAGTACACAGGCGTTGTTGGGTCCCACTTAGTTTCCCTCAAACAACTTGAAGACGGCGACGTTGCTTACTGCTTCCATTGTAGTCCCAATTTCGAGGATAACAAATGCAGGATGCTGGCTTTAATGGATTTCCTCAATATGAAGATTCGATTAAAGGATATATGGGAAGAATTCTCCGCTTCTGATTCTCGGTTTGCAGAATTATCCACACGTTTAACTGGTGCTCGAGTTCTCAGGCAAGACCCATTAGAATGTCTTGTTCAGTTTCTATGTTCTTCTAATAATAACATTGGTAGAATTACTAAGATGGTAGATTTCATCTCTTCACTGGGAAACCATCTAGCAACTGTAGAAGGTTTTGAATTCTATGAATTCCCAACCTTGGAGAGACTCTCACAGGTCTCTGAGGAAGAACTGAGGAAAGCTGGTTTTGGTTACAG GGCCAAGTATATAGTGGGTACAGTAGATAAATTGCAAAGTAAGCCCGATGGAGGAGTTGAATGGTTATCATCTTTGCGAAAGTTAAATCTTCGAGAAGCGGTTGATGCGCTCTGCAGTCTTCCTGGGGTTGGTCCTAAAGTGGCAGCTTGCATTGCTCTCTTCTCTTTAGATCACCATCAAGCAATTCCGGTTGATACTCATGTTTGGAAG CGACGAGGTACCTCATTCCAGAGCTGGCTGGTTCACGCCTAA